A single genomic interval of Nostoc commune NIES-4072 harbors:
- a CDS encoding aspartyl protease, giving the protein MDLITDDGLNLPVDAMLDTGFTGFLAINKQDLDSLDWFYIGKETLRTAQGETLFKIYLGKLILNEQEFEIPVYVGDEITEFLLGSEWLKILPLVVNYQANILTLG; this is encoded by the coding sequence ATTGATTTAATAACTGATGATGGATTAAATTTGCCTGTGGATGCCATGTTAGATACTGGTTTCACAGGTTTTCTGGCTATTAACAAACAAGATTTAGATAGTCTAGACTGGTTTTATATTGGTAAGGAAACTTTGCGAACTGCACAGGGTGAAACCTTGTTTAAAATATATTTAGGCAAGTTGATATTAAACGAACAAGAGTTTGAAATCCCTGTTTATGTAGGGGATGAAATTACAGAATTTTTGTTAGGTTCAGAATGGCTAAAAATCCTGCCATTGGTGGTGAATTATCAGGCTAATATATTAACTTTGGGATAA
- a CDS encoding ribbon-helix-helix domain-containing protein produces MNIQIKPELEQIIQAQIATGRYANPEEVISKALKLLLEWEKGYQQWVEETREKVEVAIEQLDRGEGINGEVVVEQLRNKLRKARELQE; encoded by the coding sequence ATGAATATCCAAATTAAACCTGAACTAGAGCAAATTATCCAAGCGCAAATTGCTACAGGTAGATATGCAAATCCTGAAGAAGTGATTAGTAAAGCATTGAAGTTGCTATTAGAGTGGGAAAAAGGTTATCAACAGTGGGTGGAAGAAACACGCGAAAAAGTTGAAGTTGCTATTGAGCAACTGGATAGAGGGGAAGGTATTAATGGAGAAGTTGTAGTTGAACAATTGCGAAATAAACTGCGTAAAGCTAGAGAATTACAAGAATAA
- a CDS encoding type II toxin-antitoxin system RelE/ParE family toxin, giving the protein MSPKASEDLSKIIDYFVRINIDAGENFVEKFDKKCKYLANFPNMGRSYGNIKADLRGVPLDNYIILYRIINSGIEIVRVVSGYQNLESLFVKSDD; this is encoded by the coding sequence ATCTCTCCAAAAGCCAGTGAGGATTTATCAAAAATTATTGATTATTTTGTCAGGATAAATATTGATGCTGGGGAGAATTTTGTTGAGAAGTTTGATAAAAAGTGTAAATATTTAGCTAATTTCCCCAATATGGGACGCAGCTACGGAAATATTAAAGCTGATTTGCGTGGTGTTCCTTTGGATAATTACATTATTCTTTATAGAATTATAAACAGTGGAATTGAAATTGTCCGTGTAGTTAGTGGTTATCAAAATTTGGAATCTTTATTTGTAAAATCAGATGACTAA
- a CDS encoding DUF1802 family protein: MNQQFSIPTALCLPLPDIEALIQGRTIAALPRMFIRPGQRFALYTTDSSASIKVWAKCEFCQILDETKPLDILSKLTIWTPKVLKEILQKQQYLFLAYLRVYQLSQLQEISVNPNIQEKLGKFVSLPNSLTVSEVNPVINDRTFAQRKHQLEKLEPPLHPELEELQSAIAFLTISQPAAKQLDDDIKVFLGWSNDLLIKQPDPDLAWINDITKLGDRSIEQDEGKSNYQAGTDFEIIARRSLDFLGFKVEENYKGGAGGLDLFCSQPYPLVCECKAGKSIPDRAVEELDRIGRRHLKENYLQAVRLIIGPGKPTKNLKESAEISKISIINVMTLQKLVELKAKYPGAINLVELKQYLEPGQIDYKIGEYIDKAEGEIKLRSHIIQLVKNYLENSGIKSAGVEALHGAYFGSHPPQPIKTAEMHEILIELSSPLTGYLGRIKGSDWNSDRFYFLRDLPTN, translated from the coding sequence ATGAATCAGCAGTTTTCAATTCCAACAGCGCTGTGTCTACCCCTCCCTGATATTGAAGCTTTAATACAGGGGCGAACAATTGCAGCTTTACCCAGGATGTTTATTCGTCCTGGGCAGAGATTTGCACTTTATACTACTGATTCTTCAGCTTCAATTAAAGTTTGGGCTAAATGTGAATTTTGCCAAATTTTAGACGAGACTAAGCCATTAGATATTTTGTCTAAATTAACAATATGGACACCAAAAGTATTAAAGGAGATACTACAAAAACAACAATATCTTTTCCTGGCTTACTTGCGCGTCTATCAGTTATCTCAGTTACAAGAAATATCAGTCAATCCTAATATTCAAGAAAAGCTAGGTAAATTTGTTAGTTTACCTAATTCTCTAACAGTTTCTGAAGTCAACCCAGTAATAAACGATCGCACCTTCGCCCAACGCAAACACCAGTTAGAAAAGCTAGAACCCCCGCTACACCCTGAATTGGAAGAATTGCAGAGTGCGATCGCATTCCTAACCATTAGCCAACCAGCAGCTAAACAATTAGACGACGATATCAAAGTGTTTTTGGGTTGGAGTAATGACTTGCTAATTAAGCAACCCGATCCAGATTTAGCTTGGATAAATGATATTACAAAATTGGGCGATCGCAGCATCGAACAAGACGAGGGTAAAAGTAACTATCAAGCTGGTACAGATTTTGAAATCATCGCACGCCGTAGCCTTGATTTTTTAGGATTCAAAGTTGAAGAAAACTACAAAGGCGGTGCAGGTGGCTTAGACTTATTTTGCTCACAACCTTATCCTCTTGTTTGCGAATGCAAAGCAGGTAAAAGCATTCCTGATCGTGCAGTAGAAGAATTAGATAGGATTGGTAGAAGGCATCTAAAAGAAAATTATCTTCAAGCTGTAAGGTTAATTATTGGCCCAGGTAAACCGACTAAAAATTTGAAAGAATCTGCTGAAATATCGAAAATCAGTATTATAAATGTAATGACTCTACAAAAACTCGTTGAATTAAAAGCAAAATATCCAGGTGCTATTAACTTAGTAGAATTAAAACAATATCTAGAACCTGGACAAATTGACTATAAAATTGGTGAATATATTGATAAAGCTGAGGGAGAGATTAAATTGCGATCGCACATTATCCAGCTTGTCAAAAACTATTTAGAAAACTCAGGTATAAAATCTGCTGGTGTTGAAGCTCTACATGGTGCGTATTTCGGCTCACATCCACCACAGCCAATAAAAACAGCAGAAATGCACGAAATTCTGATTGAGCTTTCCTCACCATTAACAGGCTATTTAGGACGAATAAAAGGTAGTGATTGGAATAGCGATCGCTTTTACTTTCTCCGTGATTTACCTACTAATTAA
- a CDS encoding IS982 family transposase, which translates to MLNEIISIYAIIDDLLKAIGHNEDCRREMNDAEIITTAITSAMFFNGNHSKACTYMKEHKLISNMLEKSRFNRRLHSVSMLINDLFHQVGMALKEISDSTEYLLDSFPVPICDNIRIFNVKIIQSAQYRGYIASKKRYFYGVRVQLLTTKNGIPVEFVFMPGSANDVRALNALPLNLPPGSEIYGDSAYTDYTIEDDLEQTSHISLKVMRKKNSKRQDQPWNQYIKQHTRHYIETVFSSITCVFPKSIHAVTYQGFLLKLQAFIFSFTLQQAFIE; encoded by the coding sequence ATGCTAAACGAAATAATTTCCATATATGCTATCATAGACGACCTGTTAAAGGCGATTGGGCATAATGAAGATTGTCGTCGAGAGATGAATGACGCAGAAATTATTACAACGGCAATAACATCGGCGATGTTCTTTAATGGTAATCATAGTAAGGCTTGTACCTATATGAAAGAACATAAGTTGATATCTAATATGTTAGAAAAGTCACGATTTAACCGGAGATTACACAGTGTCTCAATGTTAATCAACGACTTGTTTCATCAAGTGGGAATGGCACTGAAGGAAATTAGTGATTCCACTGAATATCTTTTAGACTCGTTCCCAGTGCCCATCTGCGATAACATCCGTATCTTTAATGTAAAAATAATACAGTCGGCGCAGTATAGAGGTTACATCGCATCGAAAAAACGATATTTTTACGGGGTTCGAGTTCAGTTATTAACAACCAAAAATGGTATTCCTGTCGAATTTGTGTTTATGCCTGGTAGTGCCAACGATGTACGTGCTTTAAATGCCTTACCCTTGAATCTACCACCTGGTAGTGAAATTTATGGTGATTCAGCTTACACCGACTACACGATTGAGGATGACTTGGAACAAACAAGTCACATTTCTTTAAAAGTCATGAGGAAAAAGAACTCCAAGCGTCAAGACCAGCCTTGGAATCAATATATTAAACAACATACTCGGCATTATATCGAAACTGTGTTTAGTAGTATCACTTGTGTTTTTCCAAAATCAATACATGCAGTCACTTATCAAGGGTTTTTACTTAAGCTACAAGCATTCATTTTTTCTTTTACTCTTCAACAAGCTTTTATTGAATAA